One Etheostoma spectabile isolate EspeVRDwgs_2016 chromosome 12, UIUC_Espe_1.0, whole genome shotgun sequence genomic window carries:
- the LOC116698635 gene encoding zona pellucida sperm-binding protein 4 has protein sequence MELFKNLFGVMVVVVVACDVTAQRQWMLPQQQNQPPLPDQRPQQPFKVPPPAAPFDKCQVEQADKIQCGTEDITAEQCEKINCCFARRQCYYGKAVTVQCTRDGQFVVVVARDATLPHIDVESVSLLETNDPSCTPVAITSEFAIFQFPVTACGTTLKEDESYVTYENHMSSSYEVGIGPRGSITRDSHFELLFQCKYSGSAVEGLVMEVNAVPPPVPVAAVGPLRVALRLGNGQCRSKGCVEEVAAYSSFYTEEDYPITKVLREPVYVEVNILERSDPNLILNLEHCWATSAPNPLSLPQWDLLVDGCPYHDDRYLTTVVPVDGSSGLTYPTHHKRFIVKMFTFVDQNTFSTKQEAVFIHCATAVCHPSSTKSCEQPCHRQRRAVSAGGAVSTRTLSSSEGVVVSSREVMLTEQELSAPFSS, from the exons ATGGAGCTTTTCAAGAATCTGTTTGGTGTGATGGTTGTAGTTGTTGTGGCTTGTGATGTTACTGCCCAGCGTCAGTGGATGTTGCCTCAGCAGCAAAACCAACCTCCTCTTCCTGATCAGCGGCCTCAGCAACCATTTAAGGTTCCTCCACCTGCCGCTCCCTTTGATAAATGCCAGGTGGAGCAGGCTGACAAGATCCAGTGTGGAACTGAAGATATCACTGCTGAACAGTGTGAAAAGATCAACTGCTGCTTTGCCAGGCGGCAGTGCTACTATGGGAAAGCAG TGACTGTGCAATGCACCAGAGATGGCCAGTTTGTGGTGGTCGTGGCTCGAGATGCCACTTTGCCCCACATAGATGTGGAGTCTGTCAGCCTGCTGGAAACAAACGACCCCTCCTGTACCCCTGTGGCCATCACCTCTGAATTTGCCATCTTTCAGTTCCCTGTTACTGCATGTGGTACTACACTCAAG GAGGATGAGAGTTATGTGACATATGAGAACCACATGTCTTCTTCGTATGAAGTGGGAATTGGACCCAGAGGCTCAATCACCAGGGACAGCCATTTTGA GTTGTTGTTTCAGTGTAAGTATTCTGGCTCAGCTGTGGAAGGTCTCGTTATGGAGGTGAATGCTGTTCCTCCACCTGTGCCGGTCGCTGCTGTAGGACCTCTTAGAGTGGCGCTCAGACTTGGCAATGGGCAGTGTCGCTCAAAGGGGTGTGTGGAAG AAGTGGCAGCGTATAGCTCCTTCTACACTGAAGAAGACTACCCAATCACGAAAGTGCTGCGAGAACCTGTGTATGTTGAGGTGAACATCTTGGAGAGATCTGATCCAAATCTCATTCTGAACCTGGAGCACTGCTGGGCCACCTCTGCACCCAATCCTCTCAGCCTGCCACAGTGGGACCTTCTGGTTGATGGTTGTCCCTATCATGATGACCGTTATTTAACCACAGTGGTTCCCGTGGATGGCTCCTCTGGGCTTACGTACCCAACGCACCACAAACGTTTCATCGttaaaatgttcacatttgTTGACCAAAACACCTTTTCAACAAAGCAAGAGGCG gTGTTCATCCATTGTGCTACAGCCGTGTGTCATCCCAGCAGCACAAAATCCTGTGAACAGCCATGCCACCGTCAAC GAAGAGCAGTGTCTGCAGGTGGAGCCGTGTCCACAAGAACACTCTCCTCAAGTGAGGGGGTTGTGGTATCAAGCAGAGAGGTGATGCTGACTGAGCAGGAACTATCTGCTCCTTTCTCATCATAG
- the thpo gene encoding thrombopoietin isoform X2 — protein sequence MALSRLLLLCMLASEVWDAETKPIEFVCNKGARRAMNIVAEMESVLSNCNGSTTLSTPVQLPCIELHVASWENKSHQEKRGDIVASLSLLIEGVKVVKSPSQPECAASLLQRLENNINNYLLILTHLQLSGPVEGPALSCVPRSTQSLSTVLVNYNHLILGKLERLMINLEDRCISQ from the exons ATGGCTTTAAGCA GACTCCTGCTGCTCTGTATGCTAGCCTCTGAGGTGTGGGATGCTGAGACCAAACCCATAGAATTTGTGTGTAATAAAGGCGCCAGGAGGGCTATGAATATTGTGGCAGAGATGGAGAGTGTACTG AGTAACTGTAATGGCTCGACAACCCTATCCACACCGGTTCAGCTACCCTGTATCGAGCTTCATGTAGCATCTTGGGAAAACAAATCA CAccaggagaagagaggagacaTTGTTGCATCCTTGAGTCTTCTTATCGAAGGTGTGAAGGTTGTAAAATCCCCAAGCCAGCCAGAATGTGCTGCTTCGCTACTGCAGAGACTGGAGAACAACATCAACAACTACCTGCTCATTCTCACACACCTTCAGCTGAGT GGGCCAGTGGAGGGTCCAGCACTGTCTTGTGTTCCACGGAGCACCCAGAGTCTGAGCACAGTCCTCGTTAACTACAACCATCTGATCTTAGGCAAACTGGAGCGGCTCATGATAAACCTGGAAGACCGCTGCATTTCCCAGTAA
- the thpo gene encoding thrombopoietin isoform X1, which produces MALSRLLLLCMLASEVWDAETKPIEFVCNKGARRAMNIVAEMESVLSNCNGSTTLSTPVQLPCIELHVASWENKSHQEKRGDIVASLSLLIEGVKVVKSPSQPECAASLLQRLENNINNYLLILTHLQLSQGPVEGPALSCVPRSTQSLSTVLVNYNHLILGKLERLMINLEDRCISQ; this is translated from the exons ATGGCTTTAAGCA GACTCCTGCTGCTCTGTATGCTAGCCTCTGAGGTGTGGGATGCTGAGACCAAACCCATAGAATTTGTGTGTAATAAAGGCGCCAGGAGGGCTATGAATATTGTGGCAGAGATGGAGAGTGTACTG AGTAACTGTAATGGCTCGACAACCCTATCCACACCGGTTCAGCTACCCTGTATCGAGCTTCATGTAGCATCTTGGGAAAACAAATCA CAccaggagaagagaggagacaTTGTTGCATCCTTGAGTCTTCTTATCGAAGGTGTGAAGGTTGTAAAATCCCCAAGCCAGCCAGAATGTGCTGCTTCGCTACTGCAGAGACTGGAGAACAACATCAACAACTACCTGCTCATTCTCACACACCTTCAGCTGAGT CAGGGGCCAGTGGAGGGTCCAGCACTGTCTTGTGTTCCACGGAGCACCCAGAGTCTGAGCACAGTCCTCGTTAACTACAACCATCTGATCTTAGGCAAACTGGAGCGGCTCATGATAAACCTGGAAGACCGCTGCATTTCCCAGTAA